One Carassius gibelio isolate Cgi1373 ecotype wild population from Czech Republic chromosome B18, carGib1.2-hapl.c, whole genome shotgun sequence DNA segment encodes these proteins:
- the LOC127977689 gene encoding ubiquitin-conjugating enzyme E2 Q2 isoform X3, with protein MSVSGLKAELKFLESIFDPNHERFRILDWKPDELSCQFNIGDQLLIIHCNLTESYPLTPPIWFVESDDPGLTAVLERLEEVRRGSTLLLQQLKRLICDLCRLYNLPQHPDVEMLDQPLPAGPLHQDRKHGTTDEVTSEEEEEEEMGEQDIDLEHYEMKEEPVDGKKSEDDGIEKENLAVLEKIRRSQRQDHLNGAVSGSVQASDRLMKELREIYRSQSYKNGIYSVELVNDSLYEWHVKIRTVDPDSPLHSDLQVLKEKEGMDYILLSFSYKDNFPFDPPFARVVSPVLSGGYVLGGGALCMELLTKQGWSSAYSIESVIMQINATLVKGKARVQFGANKNQYSLARAQQSYKSLVQIHEKNGWYTPPKEDG; from the exons ATGTCGGTTTCGGGactgaaggccgagctgaagtttCTGGAGTCTATTTTTGATCCGAACCACGAGCGCTTCAGGATCCTCGACTGGAAACCGGACGAGCTGAGCTGCCAGTTTAACATCGGAGACCAGCTGCTGATCATCCACTGCAACCtcacg GAGTCGTACCCGCTGACGCCGCCCATCTGGTTCGTGGAGTCTGATGACCCGGGTCTGACCGCAGTGCTGGAGCGGCTGGAGGAGGTCAGGAGGGGCAGCACACTG ctcCTGCAGCAGCTGAAGAGGCTGATCTGTGATCTGTGCCGCCTCTATAATCTCCCTCAGCACCCGGATGTGGAGATGCTGGACCAGCCTCTTCCTGCAGGACCGCTTCACCAGGACAGGAAG CATGGGACGACAGACGAGGTGACctcagaggaggaggaggaagaggagatggGAGAG caggaCATCGATCTGGAGCACTACGAGATGAAGGAGGAGCCGGTGGATGGGAAGAAGTCTGAGGATGATGGGATTGAGAAGGAGAACCTGGCCGTCCTGGAGAAGATCCGCAGGAGCCAGAGACAGGACCACTTGAAC GGCGCTGTGTCTGGATCTGTCCAGGCGTCGGATCGCCTCATGAAGGAGCTCCGGGAGATCTACCGCTCTCAGAGCTATAAGAACG GCATCTACTCCGTGGAGCTGGTGAACGACAGCCTGTACGAGTGGCACGTCAAGATCAGGAC tgtggaTCCAGACAGTCCTTTACACAGTGACCTGCAGGTGCTGAAGGAAAAGGAAGGGATGGACTACATCCTCCTCAGCTTCTCCTACAAA GATAACTTCCCCTTCGATCCTCCGTTTGCGCGTGTGGTTTCTCCGGTCCTCTCTGGAGG GTATGTTCTCGGCGGAGGAGCTCTGTGTATGGAGCTGCTCACTAAACAG ggaTGGAGCAGTGCCTATTCCATCGAGTCTGTCATCATGCAGATCAACGCCACTTTAGTCAAAGGAAAAGCGAGAGTGCAGTTTGGAGCCAATAAG AATCAGTACAGTCTGGCCAGAGCACAGCAGTCCTATAAATCACTGGTGCAGATCCACGAAAAGAACG gcTGGTACACACCGCCCAAAGAGGACGGCTAG
- the LOC127977689 gene encoding ubiquitin-conjugating enzyme E2 Q2 isoform X4, translating to MSVSGLKAELKFLESIFDPNHERFRILDWKPDELSCQFNIGDQLLIIHCNLTESYPLTPPIWFVESDDPGLTAVLERLEEVRRGSTLLLQQLKRLICDLCRLYNLPQHPDVEMLDQPLPAGPLHQDRKHGTTDEVTSEEEEEEEMGEDIDLEHYEMKEEPVDGKKSEDDGIEKENLAVLEKIRRSQRQDHLNGAVSGSVQASDRLMKELREIYRSQSYKNGIYSVELVNDSLYEWHVKIRTVDPDSPLHSDLQVLKEKEGMDYILLSFSYKDNFPFDPPFARVVSPVLSGGYVLGGGALCMELLTKQGWSSAYSIESVIMQINATLVKGKARVQFGANKNQYSLARAQQSYKSLVQIHEKNGWYTPPKEDG from the exons ATGTCGGTTTCGGGactgaaggccgagctgaagtttCTGGAGTCTATTTTTGATCCGAACCACGAGCGCTTCAGGATCCTCGACTGGAAACCGGACGAGCTGAGCTGCCAGTTTAACATCGGAGACCAGCTGCTGATCATCCACTGCAACCtcacg GAGTCGTACCCGCTGACGCCGCCCATCTGGTTCGTGGAGTCTGATGACCCGGGTCTGACCGCAGTGCTGGAGCGGCTGGAGGAGGTCAGGAGGGGCAGCACACTG ctcCTGCAGCAGCTGAAGAGGCTGATCTGTGATCTGTGCCGCCTCTATAATCTCCCTCAGCACCCGGATGTGGAGATGCTGGACCAGCCTCTTCCTGCAGGACCGCTTCACCAGGACAGGAAG CATGGGACGACAGACGAGGTGACctcagaggaggaggaggaagaggagatggGAGAG gaCATCGATCTGGAGCACTACGAGATGAAGGAGGAGCCGGTGGATGGGAAGAAGTCTGAGGATGATGGGATTGAGAAGGAGAACCTGGCCGTCCTGGAGAAGATCCGCAGGAGCCAGAGACAGGACCACTTGAAC GGCGCTGTGTCTGGATCTGTCCAGGCGTCGGATCGCCTCATGAAGGAGCTCCGGGAGATCTACCGCTCTCAGAGCTATAAGAACG GCATCTACTCCGTGGAGCTGGTGAACGACAGCCTGTACGAGTGGCACGTCAAGATCAGGAC tgtggaTCCAGACAGTCCTTTACACAGTGACCTGCAGGTGCTGAAGGAAAAGGAAGGGATGGACTACATCCTCCTCAGCTTCTCCTACAAA GATAACTTCCCCTTCGATCCTCCGTTTGCGCGTGTGGTTTCTCCGGTCCTCTCTGGAGG GTATGTTCTCGGCGGAGGAGCTCTGTGTATGGAGCTGCTCACTAAACAG ggaTGGAGCAGTGCCTATTCCATCGAGTCTGTCATCATGCAGATCAACGCCACTTTAGTCAAAGGAAAAGCGAGAGTGCAGTTTGGAGCCAATAAG AATCAGTACAGTCTGGCCAGAGCACAGCAGTCCTATAAATCACTGGTGCAGATCCACGAAAAGAACG gcTGGTACACACCGCCCAAAGAGGACGGCTAG
- the LOC127977689 gene encoding ubiquitin-conjugating enzyme E2 Q2 isoform X1 — protein MSVSGLKAELKFLESIFDPNHERFRILDWKPDELSCQFNIGDQLLIIHCNLTESYPLTPPIWFVESDDPGLTAVLERLEEVRRGSTLLLQQLKRLICDLCRLYNLPQHPDVEMLDQPLPAGPLHQDRKHGTTDEVTSEEEEEEEMGEQDIDLEHYEMKEEPVDGKKSEDDGIEKENLAVLEKIRRSQRQDHLNVSAHSGAVSGSVQASDRLMKELREIYRSQSYKNGIYSVELVNDSLYEWHVKIRTVDPDSPLHSDLQVLKEKEGMDYILLSFSYKDNFPFDPPFARVVSPVLSGGYVLGGGALCMELLTKQGWSSAYSIESVIMQINATLVKGKARVQFGANKNQYSLARAQQSYKSLVQIHEKNGWYTPPKEDG, from the exons ATGTCGGTTTCGGGactgaaggccgagctgaagtttCTGGAGTCTATTTTTGATCCGAACCACGAGCGCTTCAGGATCCTCGACTGGAAACCGGACGAGCTGAGCTGCCAGTTTAACATCGGAGACCAGCTGCTGATCATCCACTGCAACCtcacg GAGTCGTACCCGCTGACGCCGCCCATCTGGTTCGTGGAGTCTGATGACCCGGGTCTGACCGCAGTGCTGGAGCGGCTGGAGGAGGTCAGGAGGGGCAGCACACTG ctcCTGCAGCAGCTGAAGAGGCTGATCTGTGATCTGTGCCGCCTCTATAATCTCCCTCAGCACCCGGATGTGGAGATGCTGGACCAGCCTCTTCCTGCAGGACCGCTTCACCAGGACAGGAAG CATGGGACGACAGACGAGGTGACctcagaggaggaggaggaagaggagatggGAGAG caggaCATCGATCTGGAGCACTACGAGATGAAGGAGGAGCCGGTGGATGGGAAGAAGTCTGAGGATGATGGGATTGAGAAGGAGAACCTGGCCGTCCTGGAGAAGATCCGCAGGAGCCAGAGACAGGACCACTTGAACGTAAGTGCTCACTCG GGCGCTGTGTCTGGATCTGTCCAGGCGTCGGATCGCCTCATGAAGGAGCTCCGGGAGATCTACCGCTCTCAGAGCTATAAGAACG GCATCTACTCCGTGGAGCTGGTGAACGACAGCCTGTACGAGTGGCACGTCAAGATCAGGAC tgtggaTCCAGACAGTCCTTTACACAGTGACCTGCAGGTGCTGAAGGAAAAGGAAGGGATGGACTACATCCTCCTCAGCTTCTCCTACAAA GATAACTTCCCCTTCGATCCTCCGTTTGCGCGTGTGGTTTCTCCGGTCCTCTCTGGAGG GTATGTTCTCGGCGGAGGAGCTCTGTGTATGGAGCTGCTCACTAAACAG ggaTGGAGCAGTGCCTATTCCATCGAGTCTGTCATCATGCAGATCAACGCCACTTTAGTCAAAGGAAAAGCGAGAGTGCAGTTTGGAGCCAATAAG AATCAGTACAGTCTGGCCAGAGCACAGCAGTCCTATAAATCACTGGTGCAGATCCACGAAAAGAACG gcTGGTACACACCGCCCAAAGAGGACGGCTAG
- the LOC127977689 gene encoding ubiquitin-conjugating enzyme E2 Q2 isoform X2 produces MSVSGLKAELKFLESIFDPNHERFRILDWKPDELSCQFNIGDQLLIIHCNLTESYPLTPPIWFVESDDPGLTAVLERLEEVRRGSTLLLQQLKRLICDLCRLYNLPQHPDVEMLDQPLPAGPLHQDRKHGTTDEVTSEEEEEEEMGEDIDLEHYEMKEEPVDGKKSEDDGIEKENLAVLEKIRRSQRQDHLNVSAHSGAVSGSVQASDRLMKELREIYRSQSYKNGIYSVELVNDSLYEWHVKIRTVDPDSPLHSDLQVLKEKEGMDYILLSFSYKDNFPFDPPFARVVSPVLSGGYVLGGGALCMELLTKQGWSSAYSIESVIMQINATLVKGKARVQFGANKNQYSLARAQQSYKSLVQIHEKNGWYTPPKEDG; encoded by the exons ATGTCGGTTTCGGGactgaaggccgagctgaagtttCTGGAGTCTATTTTTGATCCGAACCACGAGCGCTTCAGGATCCTCGACTGGAAACCGGACGAGCTGAGCTGCCAGTTTAACATCGGAGACCAGCTGCTGATCATCCACTGCAACCtcacg GAGTCGTACCCGCTGACGCCGCCCATCTGGTTCGTGGAGTCTGATGACCCGGGTCTGACCGCAGTGCTGGAGCGGCTGGAGGAGGTCAGGAGGGGCAGCACACTG ctcCTGCAGCAGCTGAAGAGGCTGATCTGTGATCTGTGCCGCCTCTATAATCTCCCTCAGCACCCGGATGTGGAGATGCTGGACCAGCCTCTTCCTGCAGGACCGCTTCACCAGGACAGGAAG CATGGGACGACAGACGAGGTGACctcagaggaggaggaggaagaggagatggGAGAG gaCATCGATCTGGAGCACTACGAGATGAAGGAGGAGCCGGTGGATGGGAAGAAGTCTGAGGATGATGGGATTGAGAAGGAGAACCTGGCCGTCCTGGAGAAGATCCGCAGGAGCCAGAGACAGGACCACTTGAACGTAAGTGCTCACTCG GGCGCTGTGTCTGGATCTGTCCAGGCGTCGGATCGCCTCATGAAGGAGCTCCGGGAGATCTACCGCTCTCAGAGCTATAAGAACG GCATCTACTCCGTGGAGCTGGTGAACGACAGCCTGTACGAGTGGCACGTCAAGATCAGGAC tgtggaTCCAGACAGTCCTTTACACAGTGACCTGCAGGTGCTGAAGGAAAAGGAAGGGATGGACTACATCCTCCTCAGCTTCTCCTACAAA GATAACTTCCCCTTCGATCCTCCGTTTGCGCGTGTGGTTTCTCCGGTCCTCTCTGGAGG GTATGTTCTCGGCGGAGGAGCTCTGTGTATGGAGCTGCTCACTAAACAG ggaTGGAGCAGTGCCTATTCCATCGAGTCTGTCATCATGCAGATCAACGCCACTTTAGTCAAAGGAAAAGCGAGAGTGCAGTTTGGAGCCAATAAG AATCAGTACAGTCTGGCCAGAGCACAGCAGTCCTATAAATCACTGGTGCAGATCCACGAAAAGAACG gcTGGTACACACCGCCCAAAGAGGACGGCTAG